Proteins from a genomic interval of Rosa chinensis cultivar Old Blush chromosome 2, RchiOBHm-V2, whole genome shotgun sequence:
- the LOC112185230 gene encoding LOB domain-containing protein 27, translating into MIIKTVDECSYFPTMTIKGGTSQACAACKYQRRRCTKDCDLAPHFPADQPKMFQNAHRLYGVSNIMKILKQTHPEQKEEAMRSIIYESNMRAKFPVTGCMGIINQLTFQLQQAFDELRYVRSHLAICRDQCQYQYNSPSCPSSQLQLGIQTNDHEALQLYQQQYQYHQYNSAAGSSAGGGGMSLMANEYLANGINGVYIDDNDSVVKPLRVQQFYYGNNNVDAVAVQHNLITSQGFPIQQEMDVPHDYDDIPFDTIADDRQSYIDSKEACESSAESAFKGTTTQSLEHVSQNDLKSAAACFSLTS; encoded by the exons ATGATAATCAAAACAGTCGATGAATGCTCGTATTTTCCGACCATGACGATCAAAGGAGGCACAAGCCAGGCCTGTGCTGCATGCAAATACCAGAGACGACGGTGCACCAAAGACTGCGATCTCGCCCCTCATTTTCCGGCCGACCAGCCCAAAATGTTCCAGAACGCTCACCGCCTCTACGGCGTTTCAAACATTATGAAGATCCTGAAGCAGACTCACCCGGAGCAGAAAGAAGAGGCGATGCGATCCATTATCTACGAATCCAACATGAGAGCCAAGTTTCCCGTCACCGGGTGCATGGGAATCATCAACCAATTGACATTCCAACTCCAGCAAGCCTTCGATGAGCTCCGGTACGTCCGGTCCCATCTCGCCATCTGCCGGGACCAGTGCCAGTACCAGTACAATTCACCTTCGTGTCCATCTTCTCAGTTGCAATTAGGGATTCAAACAAACGACCACGAGGCGCTGCAGCTCTACCAGCAGCAGTACCAATATCATCAGTATAACTCTGCCGCCGGTAGCAGCGCCGGTGGTGGTGGGATGTCGTTGATGGCGAACGAGTATCTGGCGAATGGGATTAATGGGGTTTACATTGATGACAATGATAGTGTGGTAAAACCTCTTAGGGTTCAGCAGTTTTATTATGGGAACAATAATGTTGATGCTGTGGCTGTTCAACATAATTTGATCACATCCCAAGGGTTTCCTATTCAACAAGAAATGGATGTTCCTCATGATTATGATGACATTCCATTTGATACAATTGCTGATGATCGTCAATCGTATATCGATTCTAAGGAAGCCTGTGAATCGAG TGCCGAGTCAGCCTTCAAGGGTACTACCACGCAGTCGTTAGAACATGTCTCCCAGAATGACCTCAAGAGTGCAGCAGCATGCTTCAGTCTAACAAGCTAG